A part of Terriglobus roseus genomic DNA contains:
- a CDS encoding MGMT family protein — MILSIPFGKVSTYGAVAAAAGYPRYHRAVARLLHNAPVDHLPWHRVVGAGGEIKVPGAGAREQRVRLKLEGVAFEGKRIDMGRFEHIFKPWEVYE; from the coding sequence ATGATTTTGTCGATCCCATTCGGTAAGGTGAGTACCTATGGTGCAGTTGCTGCCGCTGCAGGATACCCTCGCTACCACCGTGCGGTGGCGCGACTACTGCACAACGCTCCAGTCGACCATTTGCCATGGCATCGTGTCGTCGGTGCGGGTGGCGAGATCAAGGTGCCAGGTGCGGGAGCAAGGGAACAACGCGTTCGGCTCAAACTTGAAGGTGTTGCGTTCGAGGGAAAGCGCATCGACATGGGGCGGTTTGAACATATATTCAAGCCGTGGGAAGTCTATGAATAG
- a CDS encoding pantoate--beta-alanine ligase, producing the protein MLLAVDVFVAGVKKAICAQAGVLSSVDVLVFTGGIGARAAVIREANGLTLSSRNRYLSEPERREAEALSRSLHAAQVEVTGGQRDTVLLRFYLDSDATLV; encoded by the coding sequence GTGTTACTCGCAGTCGATGTATTCGTGGCCGGCGTGAAGAAGGCGATCTGCGCTCAGGCGGGTGTACTCAGCAGTGTGGATGTCTTGGTATTCACAGGGGGAATAGGAGCGCGTGCTGCTGTGATACGTGAGGCGAACGGTCTCACGTTGAGTTCGCGTAATCGCTACTTATCAGAACCGGAACGGCGGGAAGCAGAAGCCTTATCGAGAAGCCTCCATGCGGCTCAGGTAGAGGTCACTGGAGGACAACGTGACACGGTCCTACTTAGGTTCTATCTGGACAGCGACGCAACGCTTGTCTGA
- a CDS encoding alpha-ketoglutarate-dependent dioxygenase AlkB, whose amino-acid sequence MEKQVALFGETEPTANEALSGFRYRKEFLSFKEERDLAIELSALDLRPFEFQGHLGNRRVTSFGLKYDFGRRTVDPAPAFPRFIQELVPRVAAFANVASEQFQQVGVNEYRPGAGIGWHKDKPEFGIIAGISLLSPATMRFRRSTKGGWDRVSFDLEPRSIYILSGEARLLWEHSVPAQESLRYSITFRTLSERFLAKTPRANVI is encoded by the coding sequence ATGGAAAAACAAGTCGCACTGTTCGGAGAAACCGAACCGACGGCGAACGAAGCACTCTCGGGATTCCGGTATAGGAAGGAGTTTCTTTCCTTTAAAGAAGAGAGGGATCTTGCAATAGAGTTATCTGCGTTGGACTTGAGGCCATTCGAATTTCAAGGCCATTTGGGGAATCGCAGAGTTACCAGTTTTGGTTTGAAGTACGACTTCGGACGCCGAACTGTTGATCCTGCCCCGGCATTCCCCCGATTCATCCAAGAACTTGTTCCTCGTGTGGCGGCCTTCGCAAACGTGGCTTCGGAACAGTTTCAGCAGGTCGGGGTGAATGAATATAGGCCTGGCGCCGGGATCGGATGGCACAAAGACAAACCTGAATTCGGAATCATCGCCGGTATCTCACTTCTTAGCCCGGCCACAATGAGGTTTCGCAGATCCACAAAGGGCGGTTGGGATAGGGTCTCCTTCGATCTGGAACCACGCTCGATCTACATCCTCTCAGGCGAAGCACGATTGCTCTGGGAGCACAGCGTACCAGCTCAGGAATCTCTGCGTTATTCCATAACATTTCGGACGCTTTCCGAACGTTTTCTTGCCAAGACTCCACGTGCCAACGTGATCTGA
- a CDS encoding phospholipase D-like domain-containing protein — MKPLDPTLSVDVTVNVGPFVKRDVELGFTRGFVQSQAFLNHFGKKALIRPKGKDLIFDTSEISGTNAEGQQYTYEDEYKWLGYSAREKIFAIANEVLADDSLTLQMFAYDLTEPDLITILLKLAKVGRIQIILDNASLHHNAAGTKPEDQFETAFNKAAKKGAAILRGKFGSFAHDKVLVVSKDNKPIKVLSGSTNFSVNGLYVNSNHIIVFNDPKVASEYAKVFEEAWTDKVSMTAFEDSDLGKNVFSIKTAKTPQTEITFSPHTQDYADQILEAIVERVQQEKSSRTYVGNVLFAVMQLSGEKNTVYNELKDLHKNQDIYTYGITDTKDGIQLYSPRNKTGVLVTGKPGSPQLPPPFNQVASIGLDHQVHHKFIVCGINGPNPVVYLGSSNFANSGEHKNGDNLITIHDSDIAECFAIEALALVDHFDFLDKYATEAAGAKATNVKKTPPASLAHAAASAAWFLDTNDHWTRSYFDPNDLHCMDRKLWGHS; from the coding sequence ATGAAACCTCTCGATCCAACACTTAGCGTGGACGTGACAGTAAACGTCGGCCCGTTCGTAAAGCGGGATGTAGAGTTAGGCTTCACCCGTGGCTTCGTACAATCTCAAGCGTTTTTAAATCACTTCGGGAAGAAGGCCTTGATCCGTCCGAAAGGTAAGGACCTGATCTTCGACACCTCTGAGATTTCCGGCACCAATGCAGAAGGACAACAGTACACCTACGAAGACGAATACAAATGGCTGGGCTACAGCGCGAGAGAGAAGATTTTCGCGATCGCAAACGAAGTGTTAGCGGACGACTCCTTAACACTCCAAATGTTCGCATACGATCTCACCGAACCGGACTTGATCACGATTCTGCTGAAGCTGGCCAAAGTCGGCCGAATTCAAATCATCCTCGACAACGCCTCTCTCCACCACAATGCCGCAGGTACGAAACCGGAGGATCAGTTTGAGACCGCGTTCAACAAAGCCGCTAAGAAAGGAGCAGCGATCCTGCGGGGCAAGTTTGGCAGTTTTGCCCACGACAAAGTCTTGGTCGTCTCAAAAGACAACAAGCCGATCAAAGTGCTAAGTGGGTCAACGAATTTCTCGGTGAACGGCCTGTATGTGAACTCGAACCACATCATAGTCTTCAACGATCCCAAGGTGGCCTCAGAGTATGCAAAGGTCTTCGAAGAAGCTTGGACAGATAAGGTCTCGATGACAGCCTTCGAAGATTCGGACCTTGGCAAAAACGTATTCTCCATCAAGACCGCGAAGACACCACAGACGGAAATCACTTTTTCGCCACACACTCAGGACTACGCCGATCAGATTCTTGAGGCAATCGTAGAACGTGTGCAGCAGGAGAAAAGCAGCCGCACCTACGTTGGTAATGTCCTATTCGCAGTCATGCAATTGAGCGGAGAAAAGAACACTGTCTATAACGAACTCAAGGATCTCCATAAAAACCAGGACATATACACGTACGGCATCACCGACACGAAGGACGGTATTCAGTTGTATAGCCCTCGTAATAAAACTGGCGTGCTTGTTACGGGTAAACCGGGCTCGCCGCAGTTGCCGCCTCCGTTCAATCAGGTTGCGAGCATCGGCCTAGATCATCAGGTGCATCACAAGTTCATCGTTTGCGGAATCAACGGACCGAACCCCGTCGTGTATCTCGGCTCATCCAATTTCGCGAATAGCGGCGAGCATAAGAACGGTGACAATCTCATCACCATTCACGATTCCGACATCGCCGAATGTTTCGCGATCGAAGCCCTGGCACTGGTGGACCACTTCGACTTCCTGGACAAGTACGCGACGGAGGCCGCGGGTGCGAAGGCCACCAACGTTAAGAAGACACCTCCTGCATCGTTAGCCCACGCCGCCGCCAGTGCCGCTTGGTTCCTCGATACAAACGACCACTGGACGAGATCGTACTTCGACCCCAATGACCTCCACTGTATGGACCGGAAGCTCTGGGGACACTCCTGA
- a CDS encoding S53 family peptidase, giving the protein MTAKASEVPMPKFVSLEGSQRTLLPNSTLVGPVDPNEMASLIVRVRSLGSREELERLVQETAKTQLSERTYLSREELATRYGADPADLDAVEQYASRHNLTVVDRNQQSRSVIVRGRISDLLQAFPANIRIYQHASGTYRGRTGEIQIPPELAGLVVGIIGFDTRRKRRASSRVRVSALDGPGGDNGEAPTYFANRYSFPTQYQGRKLDGTGQSIAIIELGGGYRVADLQIYFDEISIPLPKITQVSVDNVTNSPTQEGGDDDEVALDIEIIGACAPGANIFVYFAPNQGDAGFLDPIRAAVHDQERSIDVISISSGGPEPASAGGQELSAYHDLFIDAAALGITVCVASGDHGVADLPANQWDKVIHVDHPAVDPYVLACGGTQISNGVDVLCNDGNPFDTNSRDGGGWASGGGISVSYDVPDYQLNAGLPDSLVRGRPGRGVPDIAMSATNYFVRVDSVEYAGGGTSAVAPLMSALIAVINQATQKNVGFINPFLYSNPGTLTDVVKGDNGIANTIVGYAANKGWDACTGLETPNGTAILNTLQATSEKRRLGSCRLSV; this is encoded by the coding sequence ATGACCGCGAAAGCGAGTGAGGTTCCTATGCCCAAATTTGTTTCTCTTGAAGGAAGTCAACGGACCCTTCTGCCCAATTCAACCCTCGTCGGACCAGTAGACCCAAACGAGATGGCCAGTCTCATCGTTCGAGTCCGTTCTTTGGGATCTCGGGAAGAACTTGAGCGCCTTGTACAAGAGACGGCTAAAACACAGTTATCGGAACGTACATATCTCTCGCGAGAAGAGCTAGCGACGCGGTATGGCGCCGATCCCGCGGATCTCGATGCAGTCGAGCAGTATGCATCACGGCACAATCTGACAGTTGTCGATCGCAACCAGCAGTCCCGTTCGGTCATCGTGAGGGGGCGAATTTCTGACCTGCTACAGGCTTTCCCTGCCAATATCCGGATCTACCAACACGCCTCTGGGACTTACCGCGGCCGAACAGGAGAGATACAGATTCCACCTGAACTAGCGGGTCTCGTGGTTGGGATTATTGGGTTTGATACGCGACGCAAGAGACGGGCCTCATCTCGGGTTAGAGTGTCCGCTCTGGACGGACCGGGAGGCGACAACGGAGAGGCGCCGACGTACTTCGCAAACCGGTACTCCTTCCCGACCCAGTACCAAGGCCGGAAGCTGGACGGAACGGGCCAATCGATAGCGATCATTGAATTGGGAGGAGGGTATCGAGTTGCTGACTTGCAGATCTACTTCGATGAAATCAGCATTCCGCTACCGAAGATCACTCAAGTATCGGTCGACAATGTGACGAATTCGCCAACACAAGAAGGGGGCGATGACGATGAAGTTGCTCTCGATATCGAAATCATCGGAGCGTGTGCGCCAGGAGCAAACATATTTGTTTACTTCGCCCCAAACCAAGGTGATGCGGGCTTCCTCGACCCAATTCGCGCCGCCGTTCACGATCAGGAACGATCGATCGATGTCATTTCGATTAGCTCGGGTGGACCAGAGCCTGCAAGCGCCGGTGGACAAGAGCTGTCCGCGTATCACGACCTCTTCATAGATGCTGCTGCTTTAGGCATCACCGTCTGTGTCGCCTCGGGTGATCACGGAGTCGCTGACCTACCAGCCAACCAATGGGACAAAGTGATTCATGTCGATCACCCAGCGGTCGACCCATACGTACTGGCCTGCGGTGGCACTCAAATCAGCAACGGTGTCGACGTTCTTTGTAACGACGGCAATCCGTTCGACACGAATAGCCGAGATGGTGGCGGGTGGGCCTCCGGAGGCGGTATAAGTGTCTCTTATGACGTACCCGACTACCAACTCAATGCAGGTTTACCAGATTCACTCGTCAGAGGAAGACCGGGTCGCGGAGTCCCGGATATCGCGATGAGCGCTACGAACTATTTTGTTCGAGTCGACTCCGTTGAATATGCGGGCGGAGGCACCAGCGCAGTTGCTCCTCTCATGTCCGCTCTCATTGCTGTCATCAATCAAGCAACACAGAAGAATGTCGGTTTTATAAACCCATTCCTCTATTCCAACCCAGGCACATTGACTGACGTTGTAAAGGGCGATAACGGTATCGCAAATACGATTGTCGGATACGCCGCCAACAAAGGATGGGATGCCTGCACAGGGCTCGAAACTCCAAACGGAACAGCCATCTTGAATACTTTGCAAGCAACAAGTGAAAAGCGGAGGCTTGGAAGTTGCAGGTTGTCGGTCTAG
- a CDS encoding GMC oxidoreductase, whose translation MNIVTLKTNTFDAIVIGSGMSGGWAAKELTEKGMQTLVLEAGQTIIPERDYVDHLPVWEVKFRGLRDRKYEEVYQPMQRHIGDEWNSKFFVNDVDNPYTTPADAPYLFLRGRHVGGRSVMWGRQSYRWSDIDFEANSKDGHGVDWPIRYKDIEPWYDYVEDFIGVSGQAEGLPQLPDGKFLPPFEMNCGEIAMKHAVEAKFPQRKVTIGRTAILTVDHKGRYACHQCGPCDHGCITRSYFSSINSTLPAAQATGKLTLRPMSVVHSLIFDPATRRVTGVRIIDADTRQTMEFHAKLIFLCASTLESARILMNSATSEFPNGLANSSGELGHNLMDHIFHSGASGRLPGFEDHVQLGNRPNGIYIPRFRNIHDKHPDFVRGYGFQGRAARETWSRGADMPGFGVEFKNALRDPGPWHINIGAWGECLPNHSNYMELNHDKVDAWGIPTIKVNHRWGPNELAIFKDAQVTAAEMLEATGVKDIVMSTVPSIPGECIHEMGSARMGHDPKTSVLNSHNQAHDVPNLFVTDGSFMASSACQNPSLTYMAMTARACDYAVTQMKKGEL comes from the coding sequence GTGAACATAGTCACTTTGAAGACGAATACCTTTGATGCAATCGTGATCGGTTCCGGCATGAGCGGCGGCTGGGCTGCGAAAGAGCTTACCGAAAAGGGCATGCAGACGCTTGTGCTCGAAGCAGGACAGACCATCATCCCCGAGCGCGACTACGTCGACCATCTGCCTGTGTGGGAAGTAAAGTTCCGTGGGCTGCGCGATCGTAAATACGAAGAGGTCTACCAACCCATGCAGCGCCACATCGGTGACGAGTGGAACTCCAAGTTCTTCGTCAACGACGTTGACAACCCATACACCACACCAGCGGACGCACCCTATCTCTTTCTGCGTGGACGCCATGTGGGCGGTCGTTCCGTGATGTGGGGCCGGCAGTCGTACCGCTGGAGCGACATCGACTTCGAAGCCAACAGCAAGGACGGGCATGGCGTCGATTGGCCAATCCGCTACAAGGATATTGAACCCTGGTACGACTACGTGGAAGATTTCATCGGCGTCAGCGGACAGGCCGAAGGCTTACCGCAACTGCCTGACGGCAAGTTTCTTCCTCCCTTTGAAATGAACTGCGGTGAGATTGCAATGAAGCACGCAGTCGAGGCGAAATTCCCACAGCGCAAAGTGACGATTGGCCGGACCGCGATCCTGACGGTAGACCATAAGGGCCGCTACGCATGCCACCAGTGCGGCCCGTGCGATCACGGCTGTATTACACGGTCCTACTTCAGCAGCATCAACTCCACATTGCCTGCGGCACAAGCCACCGGCAAGCTAACGTTGCGTCCCATGAGCGTGGTCCACAGCTTGATCTTTGATCCGGCAACACGCCGCGTCACAGGTGTTCGCATCATCGATGCAGACACTCGCCAGACGATGGAGTTCCATGCGAAGCTGATCTTCCTATGCGCATCCACGCTCGAATCGGCACGCATCCTCATGAACTCGGCTACCTCCGAATTTCCAAACGGACTCGCAAATTCAAGCGGCGAACTGGGACATAACCTGATGGACCACATCTTCCATAGCGGCGCGAGTGGAAGGCTGCCCGGCTTTGAAGATCACGTGCAATTGGGCAATCGACCCAATGGGATCTATATCCCCCGCTTTCGAAACATTCACGACAAACATCCAGACTTTGTGCGCGGGTATGGCTTCCAAGGACGCGCCGCCCGCGAAACCTGGTCGCGCGGCGCAGACATGCCGGGCTTCGGGGTCGAGTTTAAAAACGCACTACGGGATCCAGGCCCGTGGCATATCAACATCGGTGCCTGGGGAGAATGCCTTCCCAACCACAGCAACTATATGGAGCTCAACCACGACAAGGTAGACGCGTGGGGAATTCCAACCATCAAGGTCAACCACAGATGGGGCCCCAATGAACTTGCAATCTTTAAAGATGCGCAAGTTACAGCCGCAGAAATGCTGGAAGCAACCGGGGTAAAAGACATCGTGATGAGTACCGTTCCCTCAATACCGGGCGAATGTATTCACGAGATGGGCAGCGCCCGCATGGGACACGATCCAAAAACATCTGTTCTGAATTCTCACAATCAGGCACATGACGTTCCCAACCTGTTTGTGACCGACGGCTCATTCATGGCGTCGTCAGCCTGTCAGAATCCGTCGCTTACTTACATGGCTATGACAGCGCGAGCCTGCGATTATGCTGTGACCCAGATGAAGAAGGGCGAACTCTGA
- a CDS encoding hydroxypyruvate isomerase family protein produces MALVSRRAMLQSGLAAAAFAASPSSSSGQKVEDKDAPIVRKGRIRQSVCKGPYPGLTVDELCRYGAHIGLKGIDLLQPADFETPKKYGLTCAMGYAGAGTIKDGLNRTENHAPIEAALRQTIPLAVKAGVPNLITFSGNRNGMSDEEGAKNTIIGLNRVKHMMEDANITLCLELLNSKVNHKDYMADHTEWGAQVMEQVNSPSCKLLYDIYHMQIMEGDLIATITKNIKWIGHFHTGGVPGRNDLNDMQEVQWDGVMRGIAATGFNGYVAHEFKPLGDPYAALLQAVNRCDV; encoded by the coding sequence GTATCTCGTCGGGCCATGCTCCAGAGTGGCTTGGCTGCGGCAGCATTTGCCGCCAGCCCATCTTCGTCGTCAGGCCAGAAGGTCGAGGATAAGGATGCTCCCATTGTTCGCAAGGGTCGAATCAGGCAATCGGTTTGTAAAGGACCCTATCCCGGACTTACCGTCGATGAACTCTGCCGCTATGGCGCTCACATCGGCCTGAAGGGTATCGACCTGTTGCAGCCCGCAGACTTCGAAACCCCTAAGAAGTACGGGCTCACCTGCGCCATGGGCTACGCAGGCGCGGGAACCATCAAGGATGGCCTGAACAGGACTGAAAATCACGCGCCAATCGAAGCAGCTCTTCGCCAGACCATCCCGCTCGCGGTCAAAGCGGGCGTACCGAATCTCATCACGTTCTCCGGCAACAGAAACGGTATGTCTGATGAAGAAGGCGCAAAGAACACCATCATCGGTCTCAACCGAGTCAAACACATGATGGAAGACGCCAACATCACCCTGTGCCTCGAACTCCTCAATAGTAAGGTCAACCACAAGGACTACATGGCGGACCATACAGAGTGGGGAGCGCAGGTCATGGAGCAGGTCAACTCACCCAGCTGCAAATTGCTTTACGACATCTATCACATGCAAATCATGGAAGGTGATCTGATCGCCACCATCACAAAGAACATCAAGTGGATCGGTCACTTTCACACCGGCGGCGTTCCCGGCCGGAACGACCTCAATGACATGCAGGAAGTGCAGTGGGATGGGGTGATGCGCGGCATCGCAGCCACTGGTTTCAATGGTTACGTTGCGCACGAATTCAAACCACTTGGCGATCCGTACGCAGCCCTGCTGCAAGCGGTCAACCGTTGCGATGTGTAG
- a CDS encoding gluconate 2-dehydrogenase subunit 3 family protein, translated as MQRRDVLRLLTSAAVVSSLPLEMLQSLQQARAEVGPTVGLRTLNAHQNETITTISELIIPETATPGAKGAKVNEFIDLLLTEWYDKPDTERFLQGIADADAASQKQFGKTFVQCSAAQQTQLMKGWDNEAMAYVRTSKLAQKTKSAQPPANFFYTVKRLTIVGYYTSEIGFLKELGASIIPPKHAGCAPLSEARS; from the coding sequence ATGCAACGACGAGATGTTCTCCGCCTGCTGACCTCAGCAGCAGTCGTATCTTCACTGCCATTGGAGATGCTCCAGTCTCTTCAACAAGCCCGGGCAGAAGTCGGCCCCACTGTGGGCTTGAGAACATTGAATGCGCATCAGAATGAAACCATCACAACCATCAGCGAGTTGATCATCCCGGAAACAGCCACACCAGGCGCAAAGGGTGCAAAGGTGAATGAGTTCATCGATCTGTTGCTCACCGAGTGGTATGACAAGCCGGATACCGAACGGTTTCTGCAGGGCATCGCCGACGCGGATGCCGCAAGCCAGAAGCAGTTCGGAAAAACGTTCGTGCAATGCTCCGCCGCGCAGCAGACGCAACTGATGAAGGGCTGGGACAACGAAGCGATGGCGTACGTGCGGACTTCGAAACTTGCGCAAAAGACCAAGTCTGCCCAACCTCCCGCAAACTTCTTCTACACCGTGAAACGCCTCACGATCGTGGGTTACTACACATCTGAGATTGGCTTCTTAAAAGAACTTGGAGCCTCAATCATCCCGCCGAAGCATGCGGGATGCGCACCACTTTCGGAGGCCCGCTCGTGA
- a CDS encoding UBP-type zinc finger domain-containing protein — protein MHGIDEKVPPSGPGCADCEREGGWWLHLRRCALCGHVGCCDNSPKQHATKHFEATGHPIMQSFEPGEDWFWDYTKKQAIAGPLLARPDHHPVHQGVPGPKGRVPRNWQDLLNP, from the coding sequence ATGCACGGAATCGACGAGAAAGTCCCTCCAAGTGGTCCAGGCTGTGCCGATTGTGAGCGTGAAGGCGGATGGTGGCTACACCTCCGTCGCTGTGCCTTATGTGGTCACGTCGGCTGCTGTGACAACTCACCGAAGCAGCATGCGACGAAGCACTTTGAAGCAACAGGACATCCAATCATGCAGAGTTTCGAACCCGGAGAGGACTGGTTCTGGGATTACACCAAGAAGCAAGCCATCGCAGGCCCTCTTTTAGCTCGCCCCGATCACCATCCTGTCCATCAAGGCGTCCCAGGACCGAAAGGCAGAGTGCCTCGGAACTGGCAAGATCTGTTGAATCCCTAA